The proteins below come from a single Metarhizium brunneum chromosome 1, complete sequence genomic window:
- the GPI14 gene encoding GPI mannosyltransferase 1, with protein sequence MAMMASLLRPTPLLLIAALLRAALLVYGTYQDAHSAIKYTDIDYLVFTDASRYVWHAQSPYARDTYRYTPLLAWLLLPTVSFFSFGKVVFALADLLAGWLILRILRRRGIPPEQAGAFAALWLWNPMVATISTRGSAEGLLGVLATALVWAAEGHRVNLAAALLGLGVHFKIYPCIWAPAIAWWMDDDRPRRKPARRRARFLSRDRIQLAAVSLATFTGLNVLMYAVYVSPPFSSPRRAAVTQTDFRSYGRPFLVHTFFHHLTRIDHRHNFSPYNVLLYLASSRPGIPLHAESLAFLPQLSLSCVLIPLVLAKKDLATTMMAQTFAFVTFNKVCTSQYFLWYMIFLPLYLPTSTFLRKPRLGMTALVLWLVSQGAWLHQGYELEFLGRSTFFPGLWASSVAFFLVNCWILGVIISDGGAHTAPKARTE encoded by the exons atggccatgatggcatcgcTCCTCCGCCCAACGCCGctcctcctcatcgccgCCCTCCTCCGCGCCGCGCTCCTCGTGTACGGCACCTACCAAGACGCCCACTCGGCCATCAAATACACAGACATCGACTACCTCGTCTTCACCGACGCATCCCGCTACGTCTGGCACGCGCAGTCCCCCTACGCGCGCGACACCTACCGCTACACCCCTCTCCTGGCATGGCTCCTCCTCCCCACcgtgtccttcttctccttcgGCAAAGTCGtcttcgccctcgccgacctcCTCGCCGGGTGGCTCATCCTCCGCATCCTCCGCCGTAGGGGCATCCCCCCCGAGCAAGCGGGCGCCTTCGCCGCCCTGTGGCTCTGGAACCCCATGGTCGCGACCATCAGCACGCGCGGCAGCGCCGAGGGCCTGCTGGGCGTCCTGGCCACGGCGCTCGTCTGGGCCGCCGAAGGGCACAGGGtcaacctcgccgccgcgctgctcggcctcggcgtccaCTTCAAGATATACCCGTGCATCTGGGCGCCCGCCATCGCGTGGTGGATGGACGACGACCGCCCGCGTCGCAAGCcggcccgccgccgcgcgcGATTCCTGTCCCGGGACAGAATCCAGCTCGCCGCCGTGAGCCTCGCCACCTTTACAGGACTCAACGTCCTCATGTACGCCGTGTATGtctccccccctttttcgTCTCCTCGTCGTGCCGCAGTTACTCAAACAGACTTCCGCAGCTACGGCCGCCCGTTCCTCGTGCACACCTTCTTCCACCACCTCACTCGCATCGACCACCGGCACAACTTCTCGCCCTACAACGTCCTGCTGTACCTCGCGTCCTCGCGGCCAGGTATCCCCCTGCACGCCGAGTCGCTCGCCTTCCTCCCGCAGCTGTCGCTCTCGTGCGTCCTCATTCCGCTGGtactggccaagaaggaccTGGCGACGACCATGATGGCGCAGACGTTTGCCTTTGTCACCTTCAACAAGGTGTGCACCTCGCAG TATTTCCTCTGGTACATGATCTTCCTGCCCTTGTACCTCCCCACCTCGACATTCCTGCGCAAGCCGCGCCTGGGCATGACGGCGTTGGTCCTATGGCTCGTCTCGCAAGGAGCGTGGCTGCACCAGGGGTACGAGCTGGAGTTTTTGGGACGCAGCACCTTCTTCCCTGGCCTGTGGGCGTCATCCGTGGCCTTCTTCCTGGTCAACTGCTGGATTCTGGGCGTCATCATCAGCGACGGGGGGGCCCACACAGCACCCAAGGCGCGTACAGAATAG
- the Tsnax gene encoding Translin-associated protein X, translating into MPAGTKRDRDGNARSRSSQDAPRTRFQSLFENFRDELDEHYDRKERVVKASRDVTAQSKKIIFALQRVKHINQGLPPSTEKDVTTRMAEITALLQSISPDVQSINRHRYSWSLRCLEELVEALSFAHYLRHQKLITPQEAAASTPGDIALTPHDYMFGVFDLFGEMMRFATVTTAQHGEMLGGEDGRNILGDIQELGCAFEALREIPTRDYRNKMEAMRQSVSKVEKLGYGLAVRGSERPKGWVPDMKDDVEAGSP; encoded by the exons ATGCCCGCGGGAACTAAGAGAGACCGAGACGGCAACGCGCGCTCCAGATCATCGCAGGACGCGCCCCGCACCAGATTCCAGTCCCTGTTTGAAAACTTTCGCGATGAGCTGGATGAGCACTATGATCGGAAGGAGAGGGTAGTCAAGGCGTCGAGGGACGTCACCGCCCAGAGTAAGAAGAT TATTTTTGCGCTGCAACG AGTAAAACACATCAACCAAGGCCTGCCCCCGTCTACGGAAAAGGACGTGACCACACGCATGGCTGAAATCACGGCACTCCTGCAATCCATCTCCCCGGATGTGCAGTCCATAAACCGCCACCGATACAGCTGGTCGCTTCGATGCCTCGAGGAGCTGGTCGAGGCGCTCTCGTTTGCGCACTACCTCCGCCACCAGAAGCTGATTACTCCccaggaggcggcggcttctACCCCGGGAGACATTGCGCTCACGCCGCACGACTACATGTTTGGCGTCTTTGACCTCTTTGGCGAAATGATGCGGTTTGCGACGGTGACGACGGCGCAGCATGGGGAGAtgctgggcggcgaggatggGCGGAACATACTGGGCGATATTCAGGAGCTGGGGTGTGCGTTTGAGGCGCTGCGGGAGATTCCCACCAGGGACTACAGGAACAAGATGGAGGCCATGAGGCAGAGCGTGAGCAAGgtggagaagctgggctACGGGCTTGCTGTCAGGGGGAGCGAGAGACCCAAGGGGTGGGTGCCTGACATGAAGGACGACGTGGAGGCCGGGAGTCCCTGA